A stretch of Plesiomonas shigelloides DNA encodes these proteins:
- a CDS encoding META domain-containing protein: MIFILCRIKITESQHSGTDYFTKQIKSLADLMNKLLLLLPLLTLTACTNTAATSANAIATSSASESLITPQMLAHRHFVLTQVDQTPVQQGNTMYPGIDFYENSQLGATFCHELQGTYLIDGQRIVSDLRPLTQQNCANPEWEKFDAMFTQMLQQGATLTWQNQILHLTDGQHTMQFKLKDWVY; the protein is encoded by the coding sequence ATGATTTTCATATTATGTCGCATCAAGATTACAGAGAGCCAACACTCTGGAACTGATTATTTTACTAAGCAAATTAAATCGCTGGCCGACCTTATGAACAAACTGCTGCTACTCCTCCCCTTGTTAACACTGACCGCATGCACCAACACCGCCGCCACATCAGCAAACGCAATAGCAACATCCTCTGCGTCAGAGTCATTGATCACGCCACAAATGCTAGCGCATCGTCATTTTGTGTTGACTCAGGTTGACCAGACTCCGGTTCAACAAGGCAACACTATGTATCCCGGCATCGATTTTTATGAGAATAGCCAACTGGGAGCGACCTTTTGTCATGAGCTACAAGGCACTTACCTCATTGATGGACAACGGATCGTCAGTGACCTTCGCCCGCTAACGCAACAAAATTGTGCGAATCCCGAATGGGAGAAATTTGACGCAATGTTTACCCAGATGCTACAGCAAGGGGCAACGCTGACATGGCAAAACCAGATTCTTCATCTGACGGATGGGCAACATACGATGCAATTTAAGTTGAAAGACTGGGTGTATTAA
- a CDS encoding TetR family transcriptional regulator, whose protein sequence is MQRQQPLQRRSRERVQRILDAAAELFDQKGIDAVNPGDIANHAGITRTSLYRYFPNKTSVIHALALSHLEKLREQFRQVRDQRLDGEELINALLNVHIHFLSKEPGYQAVWSSVAITPELHNLYELENEWLSDVWGNLIIHLNPHFDESRLPTIRRMIPLIVTAVLRDCSRDSTAQLDDYFAELRNMLYLLFGLKSK, encoded by the coding sequence GTGCAGCGACAACAACCACTACAACGCCGTAGCCGGGAGCGCGTTCAACGCATCTTGGATGCTGCAGCAGAACTATTCGACCAGAAAGGTATTGATGCGGTTAACCCTGGTGATATCGCTAATCATGCGGGTATTACTCGGACTTCACTGTACCGATACTTCCCTAATAAAACCTCAGTCATTCATGCACTGGCTCTAAGCCATCTGGAAAAGCTCCGCGAGCAATTCCGTCAGGTCAGAGATCAACGATTGGATGGCGAAGAGCTGATTAACGCTCTACTGAACGTACATATCCATTTTCTGAGTAAAGAACCCGGCTATCAGGCTGTATGGTCTTCTGTAGCGATTACACCAGAGCTGCATAACCTGTATGAGCTGGAAAATGAATGGTTATCTGATGTTTGGGGTAATTTGATTATTCATTTAAACCCTCATTTTGATGAGAGCCGCTTACCCACTATCCGTAGAATGATCCCACTGATTGTAACGGCTGTACTGCGTGATTGCTCACGAGACAGCACAGCGCAGTTAGATGATTATTTTGCTGAATTACGTAATATGCTTTATCTGCTGTTTGGATTAAAAAGTAAGTAA
- a CDS encoding 2-hydroxyacid dehydrogenase has translation MNIAVFSTKQYDRKFFSLVNQDFGFNLEFFDFKFDAKTARMAEGADVVCIFVNDTADREAIQVLAQQGIKLIALRCAGFNNVDLEAAKEYGITVVRVPAYSPEAVAEHAVGMMLTLNRRIHRAYQRTRDANFSLEGLTGFNMHGKTAGIIGTGKIGIATMRILKGFGMNLLAFDPYENPEVAKLGGKYVDLDTLFAQSDVISLHCPLTPENRHLLNADAFAKMKKGVMIINTSRGALLNSQDAIEALKQEQIGSLGLDVYENERDLFFEDKSNDVIKDDVFRRLSACHNVLFTGHQAFLTEEALTNIAETTLSNIAEFVKTKHCVNKVEI, from the coding sequence ATGAATATCGCTGTATTCAGTACCAAACAATACGATCGTAAGTTTTTCAGCCTGGTAAATCAGGATTTTGGCTTTAATCTCGAATTTTTCGACTTTAAATTTGATGCAAAAACCGCGCGGATGGCCGAAGGCGCTGACGTTGTCTGTATCTTCGTGAACGATACCGCCGATCGTGAAGCTATTCAGGTACTTGCTCAACAGGGGATCAAACTGATTGCTCTGCGCTGTGCCGGATTTAATAACGTCGATTTGGAAGCTGCCAAAGAGTACGGTATCACCGTCGTGCGTGTGCCTGCTTACTCCCCGGAAGCCGTCGCAGAACATGCAGTCGGTATGATGCTGACCCTGAATCGCCGGATTCACCGCGCTTACCAGCGCACCCGTGATGCCAACTTCTCACTGGAAGGCCTGACCGGTTTTAATATGCACGGTAAAACCGCGGGGATCATCGGTACCGGTAAAATCGGTATTGCCACCATGCGTATCCTGAAAGGATTTGGCATGAATCTGCTGGCCTTTGATCCGTACGAAAACCCTGAAGTGGCTAAACTCGGTGGTAAATATGTGGATCTTGATACCCTGTTTGCCCAGTCAGATGTGATTTCACTGCACTGCCCGCTGACACCGGAAAATCGCCACCTGCTGAATGCTGATGCGTTTGCCAAGATGAAGAAAGGCGTGATGATCATCAACACCAGTCGTGGTGCTCTGCTGAACTCTCAAGATGCTATCGAAGCCTTGAAGCAAGAGCAGATTGGCTCTCTGGGTCTGGATGTGTATGAAAATGAACGCGATCTGTTCTTCGAAGACAAATCCAATGACGTGATCAAGGATGACGTGTTCCGTCGTCTGTCGGCATGCCACAACGTACTGTTCACCGGTCACCAAGCGTTCTTGACCGAAGAAGCGCTGACCAATATCGCCGAAACCACACTGAGCAATATCGCAGAGTTCGTTAAAACAAAACACTGTGTAAATAAAGTCGAAATATAA
- a CDS encoding CBS domain-containing protein: protein MTLLSAEPCLSLEENTEHYSLLPCFLSLEEGIAMESIKVADYMHRKIVTLSPKMTLTGALKVLLDNQLTGAPVVDAHGMLAGFISEQDMIKRLLSASYHNSEFSYVSDLMRTEVLTVAPDDSVVEIAQMMAQQKPKIYPVCLDGRVVGIIDRHDIMRAIYNHLSKNHNVI, encoded by the coding sequence GTGACTTTGTTATCTGCTGAACCTTGTCTATCTTTAGAAGAAAATACCGAACATTATTCTTTGCTGCCGTGTTTTCTTTCGCTAGAAGAGGGGATTGCCATGGAGTCCATTAAAGTTGCTGATTATATGCATCGCAAGATCGTGACACTGTCACCCAAAATGACGCTGACGGGTGCGCTAAAGGTTCTGCTGGATAATCAGCTGACTGGCGCTCCGGTGGTTGATGCGCACGGTATGTTGGCCGGATTTATCTCCGAACAAGACATGATCAAACGCTTGCTCAGTGCGTCGTACCATAACAGTGAGTTTTCCTATGTGTCTGATTTGATGCGAACCGAAGTCCTGACGGTTGCTCCTGATGACTCTGTGGTGGAGATTGCACAGATGATGGCGCAACAAAAACCGAAGATTTATCCGGTTTGTCTGGATGGTCGTGTGGTGGGCATTATAGATCGCCATGACATTATGCGCGCTATATATAACCATCTTTCCAAGAATCACAATGTCATATAA
- a CDS encoding SLC13 family permease — translation MDRETYGSWRFWLKTLPFLLFILILLAPSDWFMMPGLTTIEQRVIAIFVLAALCWILEPIPIYATSVLIIVLELLLISDKSIWLALPANDELAFGTQLGYQEIMATFASPIIMLFLGGFFLAMAATKYRLDVNLARVLLKPFGRNPRNVMMGLMVVTAVFSMFMSNTATTAMMLSILTPVLAALPAGDRGRVAFALSIPVAANIGGIGTPIGTPPNAVALKYLTGENAISFGEWMMFGVPFVMVMLVISWILLNTFYASEQKEIDVQIRGKFLKTGKAYLVYVTFIATVLLWMFGSAHNMNSYVVALIPVAVFVSSGVITRDDMKKMSWDVLWLVSGGIALGLALEKTGLAARLVHSIPFADYPAVAVLLGAVALTLIMANFMSHTATANLLLPLMAALAGTVSGLNEVTLILAVTFAASLGMALPISTPPNALAHATGMVESSQMAKTGTWLGIIGVVLCLMMLALLGQLGVI, via the coding sequence ATGGATAGAGAAACCTACGGTTCATGGCGGTTTTGGCTCAAAACCTTGCCCTTTTTGTTGTTTATCCTCATTTTATTAGCTCCTTCCGACTGGTTTATGATGCCGGGCTTGACCACCATCGAGCAGCGCGTGATTGCTATTTTTGTCTTAGCCGCGCTCTGTTGGATCCTCGAACCGATTCCTATCTATGCCACTTCAGTGCTGATTATCGTGCTGGAATTACTGCTGATCTCCGATAAATCGATTTGGCTGGCATTGCCCGCAAACGATGAACTGGCATTCGGCACCCAGCTGGGTTACCAAGAGATCATGGCGACCTTTGCCTCGCCAATCATCATGCTGTTTCTGGGCGGGTTCTTTCTGGCCATGGCGGCGACCAAATACCGCCTTGACGTGAACTTAGCCCGGGTTCTGCTCAAACCGTTCGGACGTAACCCACGCAACGTGATGATGGGGCTGATGGTGGTGACGGCAGTGTTCTCGATGTTTATGAGTAACACAGCGACTACGGCCATGATGTTGTCGATTTTGACGCCGGTGCTGGCGGCGCTGCCGGCAGGGGATCGCGGACGTGTAGCGTTTGCACTGTCTATTCCCGTGGCGGCGAATATTGGCGGGATTGGTACGCCGATTGGTACGCCACCGAATGCAGTTGCGCTCAAGTATTTGACCGGTGAGAACGCGATTTCCTTTGGTGAATGGATGATGTTCGGCGTGCCATTTGTGATGGTGATGCTGGTTATCAGCTGGATCTTGCTCAACACCTTCTATGCTTCGGAACAAAAAGAAATTGATGTTCAGATTCGCGGTAAGTTTTTGAAAACCGGTAAAGCCTATCTGGTGTATGTCACCTTTATTGCGACCGTTTTGCTATGGATGTTTGGCAGTGCGCACAACATGAACTCCTACGTGGTGGCGCTGATCCCAGTGGCGGTGTTTGTCTCTTCCGGGGTGATCACCCGTGATGACATGAAAAAGATGTCGTGGGACGTGCTCTGGTTAGTATCGGGCGGTATTGCGCTGGGCTTGGCGTTGGAGAAAACCGGTTTAGCGGCACGCTTGGTGCACAGCATTCCGTTTGCTGACTATCCGGCGGTTGCAGTGCTGTTAGGAGCGGTTGCGCTGACCTTGATCATGGCTAACTTTATGTCACACACTGCCACGGCCAACTTGTTGTTACCACTGATGGCGGCGCTGGCGGGGACGGTTTCAGGGTTGAATGAAGTCACACTTATCTTGGCGGTGACTTTTGCCGCATCCTTAGGGATGGCGCTGCCGATCAGTACGCCGCCTAACGCTCTGGCCCATGCCACGGGAATGGTGGAGTCATCACAAATGGCAAAAACCGGCACGTGGCTTGGCATCATCGGCGTGGTGCTGTGCTTGATGATGTTGGCGCTGCTTGGGCAGTTGGGGGTGATCTGA
- a CDS encoding sensor histidine kinase, which translates to MPVSATQPTVFERIIRDYFTHPAQRVTLLPGDVLMDQGEFNERLYYVHSGQLIATVSAPDDVGEEEQAELFLASPGTFIGVHSFFSYRLVASSRVVAQTEAELAWIDIRTRPVDPELHGSLSEQFMPVIVEELQRRQWRLSQMAREREAANRRLHMAEKLSTLGQLAAGLAHELNNAVGVLARKSDYLSGVLRILLQEKSPSLISWFDRGQQTGQTASSSVVRQQAAELRRRFGLAPEQAKTLARALDDGAIPTELPQPLEGALQLWEIGRDCYDMQLAASHASGIVKSVKQLGGGDYQRQWGIDVNESVREALALLQSHLREVNVDLNLGQLPPLYGNTTELVQVWVNIIKNGWDAMKDAQTPDPTIKISTRAGKRSIQISLANNGPMIPEEVAARIFQPNFTTKTMSARRQGQTVGLGLGLYIVKRLVESYGGDLLLKSTPEYTRFRVRLPLQAEPLSSPERHDDDE; encoded by the coding sequence ATGCCCGTATCTGCAACGCAACCGACTGTGTTTGAGCGCATTATCCGCGATTATTTCACGCATCCGGCGCAGCGGGTCACCTTGCTGCCCGGTGATGTGCTGATGGACCAAGGCGAGTTCAATGAGCGGCTCTATTACGTGCATTCTGGGCAGCTGATCGCCACGGTCAGTGCGCCGGATGATGTGGGGGAAGAGGAGCAAGCCGAGCTGTTTTTGGCAAGCCCGGGCACCTTTATCGGGGTGCACAGTTTCTTCTCTTATCGACTGGTGGCCTCTAGCCGCGTAGTCGCGCAGACGGAGGCTGAGCTGGCGTGGATAGATATCCGCACGCGACCGGTCGATCCTGAATTGCACGGCAGCTTGAGTGAGCAGTTTATGCCGGTGATCGTGGAGGAGTTGCAGCGTCGGCAATGGCGTTTGAGCCAGATGGCGCGTGAGCGCGAGGCTGCCAACCGCCGTTTGCATATGGCGGAGAAGCTCTCGACGCTCGGGCAGCTGGCTGCTGGCTTGGCGCATGAGTTGAATAATGCCGTCGGAGTACTGGCGCGCAAATCCGATTATCTGAGCGGGGTGTTGCGGATTTTGCTGCAGGAGAAATCGCCGTCGTTGATCAGTTGGTTTGACCGAGGTCAGCAGACCGGACAAACCGCATCAAGCTCGGTGGTGCGCCAACAAGCGGCGGAGTTGCGTCGTCGTTTTGGGTTAGCGCCGGAGCAAGCGAAAACCTTGGCGCGCGCATTGGATGATGGCGCTATCCCGACCGAATTACCACAGCCGCTCGAGGGCGCGTTGCAGCTCTGGGAGATCGGGCGTGATTGCTATGACATGCAACTGGCGGCGTCTCATGCCTCTGGCATCGTCAAATCGGTGAAGCAGTTAGGCGGTGGCGATTATCAGCGGCAGTGGGGAATTGATGTCAATGAATCTGTCCGCGAAGCCTTGGCGCTACTGCAAAGTCATTTGCGTGAGGTTAATGTTGATTTGAATCTGGGGCAATTACCGCCTTTGTATGGAAATACCACCGAACTGGTGCAGGTTTGGGTCAATATCATCAAAAATGGTTGGGATGCGATGAAAGATGCGCAAACCCCAGATCCCACCATCAAAATTTCTACCCGTGCCGGTAAACGCTCGATTCAGATTTCACTGGCCAACAATGGCCCGATGATCCCTGAAGAGGTGGCGGCGCGTATTTTCCAGCCCAATTTTACGACCAAAACCATGTCGGCGCGTCGCCAAGGGCAAACGGTCGGGTTGGGGTTGGGTTTGTATATCGTTAAGCGCTTGGTGGAGAGTTATGGCGGAGACTTACTCTTGAAAAGCACGCCAGAATATACCCGTTTTCGAGTTCGGTTGCCGCTGCAGGCGGAGCCGCTGTCATCGCCAGAACGCCATGATGACGATGAATAA
- a CDS encoding response regulator, giving the protein MEKLYLICVDDQRDVLSAVVRDLEKLSDWVCIEESESADEAAGLMDELDAEGCPIALVISDHIMPGKSGVDFLADIAQDMRFIQTKKILLTGQASHKDTIDAVNRARIQHYIEKPWQPEPLLAICRKLLTEYLFDTGMDVTPYIEFADQAVLLERMRD; this is encoded by the coding sequence ATGGAAAAGCTGTATCTGATTTGTGTGGATGATCAGCGAGATGTGCTGAGCGCTGTCGTCAGAGATCTCGAAAAGCTGAGTGACTGGGTCTGTATTGAAGAGAGTGAGTCCGCCGATGAAGCGGCGGGGTTAATGGACGAACTCGATGCCGAAGGTTGTCCGATTGCGTTAGTGATTTCCGATCATATTATGCCGGGCAAAAGCGGGGTCGATTTTCTGGCCGATATTGCCCAAGATATGCGCTTTATCCAAACCAAAAAGATTTTGCTGACCGGACAGGCATCTCACAAAGACACTATAGATGCGGTGAACCGAGCGCGTATTCAGCACTACATTGAAAAACCGTGGCAACCGGAGCCGCTGTTGGCAATTTGCCGTAAATTGCTGACCGAGTATCTGTTTGATACCGGTATGGATGTCACGCCTTATATTGAGTTTGCCGACCAAGCGGTGTTGCTGGAGCGTATGCGCGACTAG
- a CDS encoding ABC transporter permease — translation MDELFVSWTDVALGVLLLGIPLLLSRWLQLKLGKDIVKSSLRMIVQLALIGVYLEYLFKLNNLWVNAAWLLVMMSAAASNAIKRTPLPRKRLFLPVFAGISCGALLILGYLLVVILQPTPWFDARFAIPLAGMLLGNALTANYLVLDRFYRAVVNQQPMWMMDLSLGATPWEAALPYVRQAMRSAWSPTILSMATLGIVSLPGMMTGQILGGNSPLLAIKYQILVMLSLLACTTLSSTLMLMMSLRVTLTPQGVLDPELVKLYRE, via the coding sequence ATGGATGAGTTATTTGTCAGTTGGACCGATGTCGCGCTCGGTGTGTTATTGCTGGGTATTCCGCTGCTTCTCAGCCGCTGGTTACAACTGAAACTGGGCAAAGACATTGTGAAGTCGAGCCTGCGCATGATTGTGCAGCTGGCGCTGATCGGCGTGTATTTGGAATATCTGTTTAAACTGAATAATCTGTGGGTCAACGCTGCATGGCTGCTGGTGATGATGAGCGCCGCCGCCTCCAACGCCATCAAACGCACCCCACTGCCACGTAAGCGCTTATTCTTGCCGGTTTTCGCAGGAATAAGCTGCGGCGCATTGCTGATCCTCGGCTATTTGCTGGTGGTGATTTTGCAGCCTACGCCGTGGTTTGATGCGCGCTTTGCCATCCCGCTAGCCGGTATGTTACTGGGTAATGCCCTCACCGCGAACTATCTGGTGTTAGATCGTTTTTATCGCGCCGTCGTCAACCAACAACCGATGTGGATGATGGATCTGTCGCTGGGTGCAACGCCGTGGGAAGCCGCCTTACCGTACGTCCGCCAAGCTATGCGCTCGGCATGGTCGCCGACAATTTTGTCGATGGCAACGCTGGGGATTGTCTCGTTACCGGGCATGATGACCGGCCAGATTTTGGGCGGTAATAGCCCTTTGTTGGCAATTAAATACCAGATTCTGGTGATGCTCTCACTGCTGGCTTGCACCACTTTGTCATCCACTTTAATGCTGATGATGAGCCTGCGCGTCACACTCACCCCGCAAGGGGTACTCGATCCTGAGCTGGTGAAGCTGTACCGCGAATAA
- a CDS encoding ATP-binding cassette domain-containing protein produces MTNTVLRADQVSVALNGQPLIAPFSAEIRRAERVALTGMSGSGKTTLLGILSGMYPADSGTVWLFDQPVSPLTQQAIRQKIAYLPQQIPPLDMQVDTYLERLRSFKLNQATATTPPDICQPQALLAALGLEPETLQQRMADISGGQRQRIGLAGCLQLNRPFLFADEPTSALDADSKQRVFALLEQLGCTLLSVSHDPDMVAFCNQHWHIENQQLQVLAHG; encoded by the coding sequence ATGACCAATACGGTATTACGCGCCGATCAGGTTAGCGTTGCGCTGAATGGACAGCCCTTGATTGCTCCGTTTTCAGCCGAAATTCGCCGCGCTGAACGCGTCGCGCTAACGGGGATGTCCGGCAGCGGCAAAACCACCCTGCTGGGAATTTTATCCGGTATGTATCCGGCCGACAGCGGTACAGTCTGGCTGTTTGACCAACCAGTGTCTCCGCTCACGCAGCAGGCTATTCGGCAAAAAATCGCCTACCTACCACAGCAGATCCCGCCACTGGATATGCAGGTAGATACTTATCTGGAGCGCTTGCGCAGCTTTAAGCTCAATCAAGCCACCGCCACCACACCGCCAGACATTTGCCAGCCACAAGCGCTGCTGGCCGCACTTGGCTTAGAGCCGGAGACCTTGCAACAGCGCATGGCAGATATCTCTGGCGGACAACGGCAACGTATCGGGCTAGCCGGCTGCTTGCAGCTGAACCGTCCGTTTTTGTTTGCCGATGAGCCCACCTCAGCCTTGGATGCCGATAGCAAGCAGCGCGTGTTTGCCCTGCTCGAGCAATTAGGTTGTACGCTGCTCAGCGTCTCCCATGACCCCGATATGGTGGCCTTCTGCAACCAACATTGGCATATCGAAAACCAACAATTGCAGGTACTGGCGCATGGATGA
- a CDS encoding DUF3135 domain-containing protein — protein sequence MTSSATSASPNLPLPSFDELVRLAKEDPQALEKLRHAHAESLINAASPRSQPHLRALQGHIDRCISTGKNPLHTCVLLNRLLMRQLGTLQQVLNRPGEFMGQQAQILPFGRNARNTDASSVTKASTTQTPPSSPNEPAT from the coding sequence ATGACATCGTCAGCAACATCCGCATCGCCGAACCTGCCGTTACCTTCGTTTGATGAGTTAGTGCGTTTGGCCAAAGAAGACCCGCAAGCCTTGGAAAAGCTGCGTCATGCGCATGCCGAATCGCTAATTAATGCCGCCTCACCACGCTCGCAACCGCATTTGCGTGCTTTGCAAGGCCACATTGACCGCTGCATTTCGACCGGCAAAAATCCTCTGCACACCTGCGTGTTACTGAATCGCTTGCTGATGCGTCAACTCGGTACGTTGCAACAGGTTTTGAACCGCCCTGGCGAGTTTATGGGGCAACAGGCACAAATCCTGCCCTTTGGCCGTAATGCGCGTAACACTGATGCCTCTTCAGTCACTAAAGCATCAACAACACAAACACCGCCTTCGTCCCCCAACGAGCCCGCAACCTAA
- a CDS encoding DoxX family protein produces MRFIDLLARALMAQIFIIAGWGKLGAGYAGTEAYMQSVGLPGFLLPLVILLELGGGIALLVGFQTRLISAALALFCVASAVIFHLHPQDGMQMIMFMKNIAMAGGLLMMVQYGASALSWDHKRKSA; encoded by the coding sequence ATGAGATTCATTGATTTACTCGCTCGTGCTCTGATGGCACAAATCTTCATCATCGCTGGCTGGGGCAAACTGGGCGCCGGTTATGCCGGAACCGAGGCCTACATGCAATCTGTTGGTTTACCGGGTTTCTTGTTACCGCTGGTGATCTTGTTGGAGCTCGGTGGTGGTATTGCGCTGCTGGTGGGCTTCCAGACACGCCTCATCTCCGCAGCACTGGCGCTGTTCTGTGTGGCAAGCGCTGTGATTTTCCACCTGCATCCACAAGATGGTATGCAAATGATTATGTTCATGAAAAACATCGCAATGGCCGGTGGTCTGCTGATGATGGTGCAATATGGCGCCAGTGCACTGAGCTGGGATCACAAACGCAAATCTGCGTGA
- a CDS encoding FMN-dependent NADH-azoreductase produces MSKVLVLKSSIMSEHSQSNRMADFLIEQHQEKGDSVTVRDLVANPIPMLDSETVGALRPAGELSERQREAVALSDQLIAELNDHDVIVFTAPMYNYSIPVQLKTYIDMVLRAGVTFRYTENGPEGLVKGKKAVVLTSRGGIHKGLPSDLITPYMQTILNFIGITDIQYIYAEALAFGPEAVAQAQHAAQEAIAELM; encoded by the coding sequence ATGAGTAAGGTATTGGTTTTAAAATCCAGCATTATGTCTGAACACTCTCAATCCAACCGGATGGCAGACTTCCTGATTGAGCAGCACCAAGAAAAAGGTGACAGTGTCACTGTGCGCGATCTGGTGGCAAACCCAATTCCGATGCTGGATAGCGAAACCGTGGGTGCGCTACGCCCTGCCGGTGAGTTAAGTGAGCGTCAACGTGAAGCGGTAGCGCTGTCAGACCAACTGATCGCCGAGCTCAATGACCATGATGTGATTGTGTTTACAGCGCCAATGTACAACTACAGCATCCCTGTGCAACTGAAAACCTACATTGATATGGTGCTGCGTGCAGGTGTGACCTTCCGCTATACCGAAAACGGCCCTGAAGGTTTGGTGAAGGGTAAAAAAGCCGTGGTCCTGACCAGTCGCGGCGGGATCCACAAAGGTTTACCTTCTGACCTGATCACCCCGTATATGCAAACTATACTCAATTTCATCGGCATTACTGACATTCAGTACATTTATGCCGAAGCGCTGGCATTTGGCCCGGAAGCTGTCGCGCAAGCGCAACATGCCGCCCAGGAAGCAATTGCTGAACTGATGTGA
- a CDS encoding LysR family transcriptional regulator, which translates to MDYRLLRAFTAVFEEKNMTAAAQRCHVSQPALSASIRQLEEQLNVTLFIRQPKGVALTDEARRLYPSARRLVNELQNLPTLFAQQGGAVSLSVGLMADLGQYWQSQLIAECYAALPGLQLTLLQGCAGDMRIDRDDALCDDDLFFPLLDDAYHLAVSARHPFAQLVREAISSEQSLTLADVPAQEWLACHASASYQRIMGVLSQHSLVLTPKGTTDNHQQLAAMLNAGLGIGLLPQSLLADWPTLLHCPVPELALSRRIGWCYSVEAARNPAVQQIIQHFTHGTATDAEPSEPESLLRC; encoded by the coding sequence ATGGATTACCGTCTGTTGCGTGCGTTTACCGCCGTGTTTGAAGAAAAAAATATGACTGCCGCCGCGCAGCGTTGCCACGTATCACAACCGGCTTTATCAGCCAGCATTCGCCAGCTAGAAGAGCAGCTCAATGTCACCCTGTTCATTCGGCAACCCAAAGGCGTCGCACTGACGGATGAAGCCCGCCGACTGTATCCGAGCGCCCGCCGCTTGGTGAATGAATTGCAAAACCTGCCCACGCTGTTTGCACAGCAAGGTGGTGCGGTGAGTTTGTCAGTGGGGTTGATGGCCGATCTGGGGCAATACTGGCAAAGCCAATTGATAGCCGAGTGCTATGCTGCCCTTCCCGGATTACAACTGACATTGCTACAAGGCTGCGCTGGTGATATGCGCATTGATCGCGATGACGCCCTGTGTGACGATGACCTGTTCTTCCCTCTGCTGGATGATGCCTACCATCTGGCCGTTTCAGCACGACATCCCTTTGCGCAGCTAGTGCGGGAAGCAATAAGTTCGGAGCAATCGCTGACGCTGGCCGACGTTCCCGCACAAGAATGGTTGGCCTGCCACGCCAGTGCCAGTTATCAGCGTATTATGGGCGTGTTGTCGCAGCACTCACTGGTGTTAACCCCCAAAGGCACCACCGACAACCACCAGCAATTGGCCGCTATGCTTAATGCGGGTTTAGGTATTGGGCTGCTGCCACAAAGTTTGTTAGCGGATTGGCCGACCTTGCTGCATTGTCCGGTGCCAGAGCTCGCCCTATCGCGTCGCATCGGCTGGTGTTATAGCGTGGAAGCCGCGCGCAATCCGGCCGTTCAGCAAATCATCCAGCATTTTACGCACGGTACGGCAACCGACGCCGAGCCAAGCGAGCCAGAATCGCTACTGCGCTGTTAA
- a CDS encoding SDR family oxidoreductase, whose translation MKDSKSLIVITGASSGIGAATARLLSSRGYPLLLLARRVDRLQALNLPNTLCCQVDITDGEAVKAAIAQAEAQFGPVDALINNAGVMLLGNMAEQDPKEWQQMLDVNVSGLLNGIHAVLKGMRERKSGTIINISSIAGRKTFPDHGVYCGTKFAVHAITEGLREEVAMDNVRCITIAPGAVETELLSHTTSDSIKEGYEAWKTEMGGVVKAEQIAEAIRFAYEQPQSLCIREIVLAATRQQP comes from the coding sequence ATGAAAGACTCTAAATCCCTGATCGTGATCACCGGTGCAAGCTCTGGGATCGGTGCCGCCACTGCGCGTCTGCTGTCATCTCGCGGTTACCCATTGCTGCTGTTGGCGCGTCGTGTTGATCGTCTGCAAGCGCTGAATCTGCCAAACACCCTGTGCTGTCAGGTTGACATCACTGATGGTGAAGCGGTGAAAGCGGCGATTGCGCAGGCCGAAGCGCAGTTCGGTCCGGTCGATGCACTGATTAACAATGCCGGTGTGATGCTGCTGGGTAATATGGCCGAGCAAGATCCGAAAGAGTGGCAACAAATGCTGGATGTTAACGTGAGCGGTTTGCTGAACGGGATCCATGCCGTACTGAAAGGGATGCGCGAGCGTAAGAGCGGCACCATCATCAACATCAGTTCGATTGCTGGTCGTAAAACCTTCCCTGACCACGGCGTGTATTGCGGTACCAAGTTTGCGGTACATGCGATTACCGAAGGGCTGCGTGAAGAAGTGGCGATGGACAATGTCCGTTGCATCACCATCGCACCAGGTGCGGTAGAAACTGAGCTGCTGTCTCATACCACCAGCGATAGCATCAAAGAAGGCTATGAAGCGTGGAAAACGGAGATGGGCGGCGTAGTGAAAGCTGAGCAAATTGCCGAGGCGATCCGCTTTGCTTACGAGCAACCACAATCGTTGTGTATCCGTGAAATCGTTCTGGCGGCAACACGTCAGCAGCCGTAA